A genome region from Sulfurovum sp. TSL6 includes the following:
- a CDS encoding SPFH domain-containing protein — translation MEMLNIVAILVIAVIVTLYKGINIVPQGEEWVVERLGKFTRTLTPGLNLIIPYLESVRERVSTRDLILDIPEQEVITKDNAVIHTNAVTFARVTNPRDAIYGIEDFRVAIQQLVMTTLRSILGEMDLDEALSNREHIKSKLKDSIIDDVADWGVTVKSVEIQDINPSESMQDSMERQAAAERERRAIETTAEGNKNAAILEADGKLEAAKREAKAQIALANASAEAIRLISDNIQDKELPAMFLLGDRYINSLEQISKSENSKFVIYPADLQGAIKGMLGNVFKK, via the coding sequence ATGGAAATGTTAAATATCGTTGCTATACTGGTCATTGCGGTCATTGTTACACTTTACAAAGGGATCAATATCGTTCCTCAGGGAGAAGAGTGGGTAGTAGAGAGACTGGGTAAATTTACGCGAACACTTACACCCGGACTCAATCTTATCATCCCTTATCTTGAATCCGTAAGAGAGCGTGTATCTACAAGAGACCTTATTTTGGACATTCCTGAACAAGAGGTCATTACGAAAGACAATGCTGTTATCCACACCAATGCAGTCACTTTTGCACGTGTGACCAACCCTAGAGATGCCATCTATGGTATCGAGGATTTTAGAGTTGCCATACAGCAGCTGGTCATGACCACACTACGTTCTATTTTAGGTGAAATGGACTTGGATGAAGCACTTTCCAACCGTGAACACATCAAAAGTAAACTGAAAGACTCTATTATCGATGATGTTGCAGACTGGGGTGTGACAGTGAAGTCTGTCGAGATACAAGATATCAATCCAAGTGAATCGATGCAAGACTCTATGGAGAGACAAGCAGCGGCAGAGAGAGAAAGACGTGCTATAGAGACGACAGCAGAAGGTAACAAAAATGCTGCGATCCTCGAAGCAGACGGTAAACTTGAAGCAGCAAAAAGGGAAGCAAAGGCACAGATAGCCCTGGCAAATGCTTCTGCAGAAGCTATTAGACTCATCTCTGACAACATACAAGACAAAGAACTTCCTGCCATGTTTTTACTGGGAGACAGATATATTAATTCTTTAGAACAGATCAGTAAAAGTGAGAATTCGAAATTTGTTATCTACCCTGCGGATCTACAGGGTGCGATTAAAGGTATGCTGGGGAATGTATTTAAAAAGTAA